One Hordeum vulgare subsp. vulgare chromosome 4H, MorexV3_pseudomolecules_assembly, whole genome shotgun sequence DNA window includes the following coding sequences:
- the LOC123446643 gene encoding quinone-oxidoreductase QR2-like: protein MATKIYIVYYSTWGHVATLAEEMKKGADSVPGVEVTIWRVPETLPEEVLGKMHAAPGREDHPVITASQLAEADGILFGFPTRFGMMAAQMKAFFDSTGGLWQAQSLSGKPAGVFFATGTQGGGQETTALTAVTQLTHHGMLFVPVGYTHGAGMFAMDEVKGGSPYGAGTFAGADGSRVPSDAELALAAHQGKYFAGIAKKLKAV, encoded by the exons ATGGCGACCAAGATCTACATAGT GTACTACTCGACCTGGGGACACGTCGCGACGCTGgcggaggagatgaagaagggcGCCGACTCCGTCCCTGGCGTGGAGGTCACCATCTGGCGGGTGCCGGAGACGCTGCCAGAGGAGGTGCTCGGGAAGATGCACGCCGCGCCGGGGCGCGAGGACCACCCCGTGATCACGGCGAGCCAGCTGGCCGAGGCCGACGGCATCCTGTTCGGCTTTCCGACGCGGTTCGGCATGATGGCGGCGCAGATGAAGGCCTTCTTCGACTCCACCGGCGGCCTCTGGCAGGCGCAGAGCCTCTCGGGAAAGCCCGCGGGCGTCTTCTTCGCCACGGGCACCCAGGGCGGCGGGCAGGAGACCACGGCCCTCACGGCCGTGACCCAGCTGACGCATCACGGCATGCTGTTCGTGCCGGTCGGGTACACGCACGGCGCCGGCATGTTCGCCATGGACGAGGTCAAGGGCGGCAGCCCGTACGGTGCCGGCACCTTCGCTGGAGCCGATGGCAGCAGGGTGCCCAGCGACGCCGAGCTCGCCCTGGCGGCGCACCAGGGCAAGTACTTTGCCGGCATTGCCAAGAAGCTCAAAGCTGTCTGA